The genomic interval AAAGTCGCGCTCGCAAAATGGAGAGTGCTCAAGCAATTGTCCAAATTCGTTTCGATAGCGCTTGGGCGGTACAATTGCCGAATTAGATTCAAGAATTAAAAATCGTGCTTCTTCTGATTCAAGCATAACACGATAGGTCGTGCCGATTGGGATGACAAGATAATCACCGGGGGTGAAGCTTAATTCTCCGAAAATGCTTTCAATTTTGCCGATTCCTTCATGTACAAATAGCAGTTCATCTCCTTCACCATTTCGATAAAAATACTTCATCTGCCGATTGGGCCGCGCAATACCGATTGCTACATCATCATTTGCCATGAAAATGCGGCGTGCTTCAAGAAAATCACCGCCTGCTTTCGTATTCCATGTACGGAAATGTCTATGTCTAAGCGCATCTTTTTCCTCGTATTCATAACGGATATCGCAAATTTTTTCTGCTTTCTTAACCTGTGTTGGCGGATGGATGTGATAAATGAGCGACTGGATGCCGGAAAATCCTTTTGTCCCCATTAACTGCTCATAATAAAGGTCTCCATTTTCTTTTCGAAACTGTGTGTGGCGTTTATGAGGAATATGGCCCATTTTTACGTAATGCGGCATGATATACACCTCTTTCTTTTATGTGGATGTTTTATGATATTTTGTGCCAGTGATTCACGCTTTGTTTTTACCTCTGTACTTTTTTGTCCCTAAAATCTCTGTTTCTGAAAAGGCTGGTAAGATGGTACCGCGCACTTCGCCAAACCCAATCTGGTAGCCATCTCCCCGGCAAGAGCCGCGAATGATCAGTTCATCGCCGTCTTCAATCCAAACGCGCTTTTCACCACTATTGAGTTGAATGGACTCTGCTCCGCGCCAAGTAAGTTCAAGCATACTTCCGCGTTCACTTCGTTCCGGTCCGCTGATTGTACCAGATGCGTGCATATCACCGGGGCGCATATTGCAGCCTGTAATCGTATGATGGGCGACTTGTTGAGCAATGGACCAATACATATAATTGAAATTCGTTTGAGTGATTTTTGTTTCTTCTTGCTGGTTTTCTGGTCTCAAATATACATCAAGTTCAATATTAAATGCTCCGTTTTTTGTTTGCTGTAAGTATGAAAATGGCGCCGGATCCTGGATTGGTCCAGCTTCGCGAAATGGTTCTAATGCTTCAAGCGGAACAACCCATGGTGAAATGGATGTTGCAAAATTTTTTGCTAGGAAAGGGCCAAGCGGCTGATATTCCCACGCTTGAATATCACGGGCGCTCCAGTCATTGACAAGCACGAGTCCGAAAACATGATCTTCAACCTGATCAACTGGTATCGGTTTGCCAAGGTCGTTGCCCGGACCAATGAACCATCCAATTTCCAGTTCAAAATCAAGCTGAACAGATGGGCTAAATACGGGCTGATCTGTGCTTTTTGACTTGCGTTGTCCAAATGGACGCCGAATCTTTGTGCCACTTGGGACAATAGAGCTGGCTCGTCCGTGATAACCAACTGGGATATAGGTCCAATTTGGCATAAGCGCATGATCTTTACCTCTAAACATAGTGCCGACATTTGTTGCATGCTCTTTTGATGCATAAAAGTCCGTGTAGTCCCCAATTTTGGCTGGTAGAAGCATCTTGACATCAGTCAATCGATAAAATGCTTTTGCACGCAGCGATTCGTTATCTCTTAAATTTGGTGTGTTTGCATCTAAAAGGTGCTGAAGTTTCGTACGTACAGCTGTCCAGACCGGACGGCCAAGAGCCATAAATTTATTAAGCGACGAATCATTAAAGATATTTTTGTTCTCTGCTCCAGTTCCATTTAATAATCCTGCTTCGTCCATCACAGATAAATCAAGAACATAATCACCAATGGCTGTACCGGCACGCGGCTCTTTATCCATCGGCTGAAAAATTCCATATGGCAAGTTTTGAATGGGAAAATGTGAATCCTGTTTGGTCTCGATAAAAGAATATTTCATTCTACTTCCTCCTATGAAAAAATAACTCTCCCAGTTCTTCACGCGGCTCATCAAAACTGCAGATTCCGCATGAAGCAGCAAAGACACTGTGAGTTGTATGGATTGATAGTTATATTCTCAACTCTTCCAGTTTCGTTAAAACAAGCCTCAAAGGGTTCGAGTTCTTTTAAGCGTGTTACAGATATAACAAATGTACGAAGCATCCAGCCATTAGAGCCCTTTATATAAGATTGATAGCTTGAAATAGCCTTTGAAAGCGGGAGGGAGGCCGATGGAAATAACCCTGCATAATCAATGAGTTCGGTCATAAAATGACGGACCGCTTCTCCTTTCCAATTTGCCTTTATTTTTGTTAACACCAAATTTATCCTGCCTTTTAAAACAGGTCATACCCGTTAATATGCAGGCATGACCGTTTAAATTAAATATTTCCACGGCGTTCTTGCTCGCGCTCAATGGATTCAAATAGTGCTTTGAAATTTCCTTCACCAAAGCCGAGTGCGCCTTTACGCTGAATGATTTCGATGAACAGGGTCGGACGGTCGACAACTGGTTTTGTGAAGATTTGAAGTAAATACCCTTCGTCATCTCGATCGACAAGAATACTCAGCTCTTGAAGTTTTTTTATATCTTCATCAATATCTCCAACACGGTTTGCTAAATCTTTATAATACGTGTCTGGTGTACTCAGGAATTCTACACCATTTTCCTTTAGCAGAGCGACTGTGCCGACAATGTCATTCGTTAATAGGGCAAGATGCTGAACGCCTGGTCCATTATAGTAGTCAAGATATTCTTGAATTTGCGATTTGC from Peribacillus asahii carries:
- the fahA gene encoding fumarylacetoacetase, yielding MKYSFIETKQDSHFPIQNLPYGIFQPMDKEPRAGTAIGDYVLDLSVMDEAGLLNGTGAENKNIFNDSSLNKFMALGRPVWTAVRTKLQHLLDANTPNLRDNESLRAKAFYRLTDVKMLLPAKIGDYTDFYASKEHATNVGTMFRGKDHALMPNWTYIPVGYHGRASSIVPSGTKIRRPFGQRKSKSTDQPVFSPSVQLDFELEIGWFIGPGNDLGKPIPVDQVEDHVFGLVLVNDWSARDIQAWEYQPLGPFLAKNFATSISPWVVPLEALEPFREAGPIQDPAPFSYLQQTKNGAFNIELDVYLRPENQQEETKITQTNFNYMYWSIAQQVAHHTITGCNMRPGDMHASGTISGPERSERGSMLELTWRGAESIQLNSGEKRVWIEDGDELIIRGSCRGDGYQIGFGEVRGTILPAFSETEILGTKKYRGKNKA
- a CDS encoding homogentisate 1,2-dioxygenase — translated: MPHYVKMGHIPHKRHTQFRKENGDLYYEQLMGTKGFSGIQSLIYHIHPPTQVKKAEKICDIRYEYEEKDALRHRHFRTWNTKAGGDFLEARRIFMANDDVAIGIARPNRQMKYFYRNGEGDELLFVHEGIGKIESIFGELSFTPGDYLVIPIGTTYRVMLESEEARFLILESNSAIVPPKRYRNEFGQLLEHSPFCERDFRTPERLVTKDEKGEFEVRVRAQGMLTSYTYDFHPLDAIGWDGYLFPYAFSIHDFEPITGRVHQPPPVHQTFEAHNYVVCSFVPRMYDYHPKAIPAPYVHSNVDSDEMLYYVDGNFMSRRGVEKGSITLHPSGLPHGPHPGKIEASIGKKETLELAVMVDTFQPLHIVKEAHPTEDNKYMSSWLP